In the genome of Cryptomeria japonica chromosome 8, Sugi_1.0, whole genome shotgun sequence, one region contains:
- the LOC131034614 gene encoding LRR receptor-like serine/threonine-protein kinase GSO2, translated as MYLEDEISYSWYDCGPVYSPSLKWTENVRGLKHLSLQGVELNMTAKQLEAPLSRLHSLHHLNLKDCALSGHIPNALRNLTSLSHLHLGWNEFTSRLPTWLGNMTGLVSIRFDRCYLTGPFPPSLSRLPHLKQFKLVDNKITGKIRQILLCEAWPQLTRFTLSHSNVTGSLPPCIGNLSTLQYLDLQANSLNGQIPASVGLLSALVYLSLSYNLLTGNVPSELGGISSLEVLYLDHNHLNGSIPNFIGYLSRLSSINLANNNLEGSISLHFFENATRLVDLELSENKLTVHIEPEWIPPMQFIYLKLSSCNIGGLIPAFLSTQFRLEGLHLGNNSLFGNIPAWLGGLPNLRAISLSHNNLQGELPSSFDISYYVQINLGHNMLTGSVPIPSVPASDLDLLDLSQNRFTGAIPAEIGSLFPNIEFLLYSQNDLKGDIPTSIGLLQHLRDLDLSGNNFEGKIPSSLTNCTALKRLNLANNKLSGEIPSKIGRLRQLEKLHLSDNMLKGNLPSDLQNCWKLQILDVANNSLSGNIPLWLGQLSDLMILVLRSNKFLGWIPHALGNLSTLHVLDISHNNLTGAIPPELGKLTGMMDGEAGGSEVLNGQSSHGRSYYYKEEIIVTNKRLNLTYGYSVLLLVTAIDLSSNQLSGDIPSEIGNLKHLHVLNLSGNSLTGEIPVSFGLLEQLESLDLSNNKLRGRIPGQMVQLSFLSFFIVSNNMLCGRIPSGRQFSTFNSTYFSGNPGLCGFPVDKRSCSCEHNSSAGMPPVSEDEEEEEEEEIPWYWYVSWMASFAVGFWGVFGVLCLKKKWRIIYIRILDGYAVGLLNILSLRK; from the coding sequence ATGTACCTCGAGGACGAGATTTCATATAGCTGGTATGATTGTGGACCTGTCTATAGTCCCAGTTTGAAGTGGACAGAGAATGTGCGAGGGTTAAAGCATTTGTCACTTCAAGGGGTCGAACTGAACATGACGGCGAAGCAATTAGAAGCACCACTTTCTAGGCTTCATAGCCTTCACCATCTCAACCTCAAAGACTGTGCTCTGTCGGGGCACATCCCCAATGCTTTACGAAACCTCACCTCGCTCTCCCATCTCCATCTTGGCTGGAACGAGTTTACTTCCAGGTTGCCCACATGGCTGGGAAATATGACTGGTTTAGTATCCATTCGCTTTGATCGCTGTTACCTGACGGGGCCATTCCCTCCAAGTCTTTCACGTTTGCCTCATCTGAAACAGTTTAAGTTGGTCGACAACAAAATAACTGGAAAAATAAGACAAATATTGCTATGTGAAGCGTGGCCCCAGCTTACCAGATTTACTCTATCGCACTCTAATGTTACAGGAAGTTTGCCACCTTGCATAGGAAATCTGTCTACCCTTCAATACCTTGATCTTCAAGCCAACTCATTGAATGGACAAATTCCAGCTTCAGTTGGCTTGCTTTCAGCCTTGGTTTATCTCAGCCTCTCTTATAATCTGCTGACCGGTAATGTGCCTTCTGAGTTGGGTGGGATTTCCTCTTTGGAAGTGCTTTATCTAGACCACAATCACCTTAACGGTAGCATTCCCAATTTTATTGGATATCTAAGCCGACTTTCTAGCATTAATCTCGCTAACAACAATTTAGAAGGCTCCATTTCTCTTCATTTCTTTGAAAATGCTACCAGGCTTGTTGACCTCGAGCTCTCCGAAAATAAATTGACTGTTCATATTGAGCCCGAATGGATACCTCCAATGCAGTTTATATATTTGAAATTGAGTTCTTGTAATATTGGGGGTCTCATTCCGGCATTCCTGTCAACACAATTTAGGCTGGAAGGTTTGCATCTCGGCAACAACAGTCTCTTTGGAAACATTCCAGCTTGGCTTGGGGGCCTTCCAAATTTGAGAGCTATTTCCCTGTCACATAATAACTTGCAAGGTGAACTCCCTTCCAGCTTTGATATAAGTTATTATGTGCAGATAAATTTGGGTCATAATATGTTGACTGGTTCTGTTCCGATTCCTTCTGTGCCTGCATCAGATTTGGACTTGTTGGACTTGTCACAGAATAGATTCACCGGTGCTATCCCAGCGGAGATTGGTTCGCTTTTTCCTAACATTGAGTTCTTGCTATACTCCCAAAATGACTTAAAAGGTGATATTCCTACTTCCATTGGTCTTCTGCAACATCTACGGGATTTGGATTTATCAGGTAATAACTTTGAAGGTAAAATACCATCAAGCCTCACCAACTGCACAGCTTTGAAAAGACTAAATCTGGCAAACAATAAATTAAGTGGGGAGATTCCATCTAAGATAGGAAGGCTACGCCAACTCGAAAAGCTTCATCTCAGTGACAACATGCTTAAGGGGAACTTGCCATCTGATCTCCAAAACTGTTGGAAATTGCAGATTTTGGATGTGGCAAATAATTCCTTGTCTGGGAACATACCTCTTTGGTTAGGACAGCTTTCTGACTTGATGATACTTGTTTTGAGGTCAAACAAATTCCTTGGATGGATACCACATGCATTAGGCAATCTTTCAACTCTCCATGTCTTAGATATCTCCCACAATAATTTGACTGGTGCTATCCCACCAGAACTGGGGAAGTTGACAGGTATGATGGATGGAGAAGCGGGAGGATCAGAAGTCTTAAATGGTCAGTCCTCTCATGGTCGTTCATATTATTATAAGGAAGAGATCATTGTGACTAACAAAAGATTGAACCTAACCTATGGGTATTCTGTTCTCTTACTTGTAACAGCCATTGATCTGTCTTCAAATCAGCTTTCAGGTGACATTCCTTCAGAAATTGGCAACCTTAAGCATTTACATGTCCTGAATTTGTCAGGTAATAGTCTTACAGGAGAGATTCCAGTAAGTTTTGGCTTGTTAGAGCAGTTAGAATCATTGGATCTTTCTAATAATAAATTGCGTGGAAGAATCCCAGGTCAGATGGTACAACTTTCCTTTTTAAGTTTCTTCATTGTGTCCAACAACATGCTCTGTGGAAGAATCCCATCAGGGCGTCAATTTTCTACATTCAATTCCACTTACTTTTCAGGAAACCCCGGTCTGTGTGGATTTCCAGTTGACAAGAGATCATGTAGTTGTGAGCACAACTCATCTGCAGGTATGCCACCGGTTTCCGAagatgaagaggaggaagaggaagaagaaatcCCATGGTATTGGTATGTAAGTTGGATGGCAAGCTTTGCTGTTGGATTCTGGGGAGTGTTTGGAGTCCTTTGCCTGAAAAAGAAATGGCGAATAATATACATTAGAATCCTAGATGGGTATGCCGTAGGTCTTCTGAATATATTGTCACTCAGAAAATAA